The following are from one region of the Bacillus sp. (in: firmicutes) genome:
- a CDS encoding fimbrial protein — MLIEINLLPKKERKKLSTLIVVIASILILLIGSVYNVLMYQTSKTEVNNLTTNLQMTKELRAIQEQKLTEVTSTSAVDRLKTTIDWVQKLPISTVTLLGHLTALLPERGFILNVTYADSGVVTLTVQFDTNRQVAYYLNELENSDIIDSVELRSVNTSGDELEKTDKILKDKLVKVLVPRYVAVYELHLNRQALKVLENKEDES; from the coding sequence ATGCTAATCGAAATTAATTTATTGCCAAAAAAAGAACGGAAAAAGCTGTCTACTCTCATTGTTGTCATTGCATCTATATTAATTCTACTTATTGGCAGCGTTTATAATGTATTAATGTATCAAACTTCAAAAACGGAAGTAAATAATCTCACTACTAATCTTCAAATGACAAAAGAGCTTCGTGCAATTCAAGAGCAGAAGCTAACAGAAGTAACCTCGACAAGTGCCGTTGATCGATTAAAAACGACAATCGATTGGGTGCAGAAGCTGCCAATCTCGACGGTTACTTTACTTGGACATCTTACAGCGCTCTTACCAGAACGTGGTTTTATCTTGAATGTAACCTATGCGGATTCAGGTGTGGTAACACTTACAGTTCAGTTTGATACAAACCGCCAAGTAGCTTATTATTTAAATGAGTTAGAGAACTCTGATATCATCGATTCAGTTGAATTAAGAAGTGTAAATACAAGTGGAGATGAACTTGAAAAAACAGACAAGATTTTAAAAGACAAGCTAGTGAAAGTTCTCGTTCCAAGATATGTTGCTGTATATGAACTTCATTTAAACCGTCAAGCATTAAAAGTTTTAGAGAACAAGGAGGATGAATCATGA
- a CDS encoding type II secretion system F family protein: protein MAQFKYIAREMSGKKRTGTLRADSRREAISKLKDRGIRVLQIDDVPETALNKEIHIGNPVKLKDFVIFLRQFSTLLKAGVTIVDATRILSMQTESKALRKSLGLVLEDLNQGIPLSECAAKHKRIFPPMFINLVKVGEASGALDETLERLGDHFEKQHETKSKIQSALAYPIVVGIIAIGVVIFLLKSVVPNFADMFADFGAELPPITKFVLFSSDWIQTKWWILLIGAIIISLFIIFLKKNNATKYYLDYTILKIPIFGRLMQKALLARMTSTLSSLFASSVPILEAVSIVERVVENEVFARVLRESRTSLEHGTSITVPMRAHWVFPPLVTQMISIGEKTGALDAMLAKVANFYELEVNTATDQIKSLIEPLMIVFLAVIVGVIVLSIMVPMFGIFNQVGA from the coding sequence ATGGCACAATTTAAGTACATAGCCCGGGAAATGAGCGGGAAAAAGCGAACAGGAACGCTAAGGGCTGATTCAAGACGAGAAGCCATCTCCAAATTAAAGGATCGCGGAATACGCGTTCTCCAAATTGATGATGTCCCAGAAACAGCATTGAATAAAGAAATTCATATCGGGAATCCAGTCAAATTAAAAGATTTTGTTATCTTCTTACGGCAATTTTCAACATTGTTGAAAGCAGGGGTCACAATTGTTGATGCAACAAGAATATTAAGCATGCAAACAGAAAGCAAAGCCTTGCGTAAATCCCTTGGTCTTGTCTTAGAAGATTTAAACCAAGGGATTCCATTATCAGAATGTGCGGCAAAGCATAAGCGCATCTTTCCGCCGATGTTTATCAACCTAGTAAAAGTGGGGGAAGCAAGTGGAGCGCTTGATGAAACATTGGAAAGATTAGGTGATCATTTTGAAAAGCAGCATGAAACAAAGTCGAAAATTCAGTCAGCTTTAGCTTATCCAATTGTCGTTGGGATTATTGCAATCGGTGTCGTTATTTTTTTGCTGAAAAGCGTAGTTCCAAACTTTGCTGATATGTTTGCAGATTTTGGCGCAGAGCTACCGCCGATTACGAAATTTGTTCTTTTTTCAAGTGACTGGATACAAACAAAATGGTGGATTTTATTGATAGGTGCCATTATAATTTCGTTATTCATTATCTTTTTGAAAAAAAATAATGCTACCAAATATTATCTTGACTATACAATATTGAAAATCCCGATATTTGGAAGATTGATGCAAAAAGCATTACTCGCTAGGATGACAAGCACTCTAAGTTCGTTGTTTGCTAGTTCCGTTCCAATCTTGGAAGCTGTATCAATTGTTGAGAGGGTTGTAGAAAATGAAGTATTTGCAAGAGTATTGCGGGAATCGCGCACTTCCCTAGAACATGGGACTTCTATAACAGTACCAATGAGAGCCCATTGGGTTTTTCCACCGCTCGTTACCCAAATGATTTCGATTGGTGAGAAAACAGGTGCGCTTGATGCAATGCTCGCGAAGGTTGCTAATTTCTATGAACTAGAAGTAAACACAGCGACAGACCAAATTAAATCATTGATCGAGCCGTTAATGATTGTTTTCTTAGCTGTGATTGTCGGTGTAATCGTTCTTTCGATTATGGTGCCAATGTTTGGTATCTTTAACCAGGTAGGTGCGTAA
- a CDS encoding photosystem reaction center subunit H has translation MKKSSQILGLPIISIIDGLEIGIVKSLVINPDKGGSIDFIIIEKEDWQVSVKAIPFKKVVGIGEYAVTVQSESVVIDLNEIPIANQLVNKKIKINGSKVMTQKGELLGEIVEYYADEDNGLILGASLSVSNREVIIPASSVITYARGIIIVKENVSNYFLDTPEQLIHDNDKKVDSIPVELVVNDNGSDGVLLVDELTESSSISKEHQEPVSDSDPIQAIKDLQYEILRGKVTTKDLLDLDGNVLIAQGTVLGRDEILKAQQLGPSMVIQLSMNVEGE, from the coding sequence ATGAAAAAAAGTAGTCAAATATTAGGTCTACCAATTATTAGTATTATCGATGGTTTAGAAATCGGAATCGTGAAATCTCTAGTTATTAATCCCGATAAAGGCGGTTCAATTGATTTCATTATCATTGAGAAAGAAGATTGGCAAGTAAGTGTTAAAGCGATTCCTTTTAAAAAGGTTGTTGGAATCGGGGAATATGCGGTAACAGTACAATCTGAAAGTGTTGTCATTGATTTGAATGAAATCCCGATTGCTAATCAACTTGTTAATAAAAAAATAAAAATAAATGGCTCTAAAGTAATGACTCAAAAGGGTGAGTTGTTAGGGGAAATCGTCGAATATTATGCTGATGAAGATAACGGTCTAATTTTAGGTGCTTCACTAAGTGTTTCCAATCGGGAGGTTATAATTCCCGCAAGTAGTGTTATTACTTATGCAAGGGGCATTATTATCGTGAAGGAAAACGTTTCCAACTACTTCTTAGATACGCCGGAGCAATTAATTCACGATAATGATAAAAAAGTCGACTCCATTCCAGTTGAACTAGTTGTAAATGATAATGGGAGTGACGGCGTGCTTCTAGTAGATGAGCTTACTGAATCATCATCAATAAGCAAGGAACACCAAGAGCCTGTTTCAGATTCAGACCCTATTCAAGCGATTAAAGACCTGCAGTATGAAATCTTAAGAGGCAAGGTAACGACTAAAGATTTACTTGATTTGGATGGCAATGTACTAATTGCTCAAGGCACGGTTTTAGGAAGGGACGAAATTCTTAAAGCGCAACAATTAGGACCAAGCATGGTAATCCAATTATCAATGAATGTTGAAGGCGAGTAA
- a CDS encoding prepilin peptidase, with amino-acid sequence MLFIYSYLFVIGLVFGSFFNVVGLRVPENLSIVKPRSACPNCHHQLTMLELIPVLSFLIQKGKCRSCHTRISPIYPCFELVTGILFVYSFYHFGFSAELIVSLTFVSMLIIIVVSDLKYMLIPDKVLLFFAPMLIIERIIIPLNPWWNSFLGASAGFCLLLMIAIISKGGMGGGDIKLFALIGLVLGWKLVLLAFFMSTLFGTVFGIIGMLLKKVERGKPMPFGPYIAIGALATYFWGENIINWYSTNILMLI; translated from the coding sequence ATGTTATTTATTTATAGTTATTTATTTGTCATCGGTTTAGTATTCGGCTCGTTTTTCAACGTTGTCGGGCTACGCGTTCCAGAAAATTTGTCGATTGTTAAACCGCGCTCAGCTTGTCCAAACTGTCATCATCAATTAACAATGCTCGAATTAATACCTGTCTTATCATTTTTAATCCAAAAGGGCAAATGCCGAAGTTGTCACACTAGAATATCACCAATATACCCATGTTTTGAATTGGTGACTGGTATTTTATTTGTATATTCTTTCTATCATTTTGGTTTTAGTGCGGAACTAATTGTCAGCTTGACATTTGTGTCTATGCTCATCATCATTGTCGTTTCGGATCTGAAATACATGCTTATTCCTGATAAAGTTTTATTATTTTTCGCACCAATGCTCATCATTGAACGTATTATTATTCCACTAAACCCATGGTGGAATTCGTTTTTAGGTGCGTCTGCTGGTTTCTGTCTGCTATTGATGATTGCTATTATTAGTAAAGGCGGCATGGGTGGTGGCGATATAAAGCTATTTGCTTTAATCGGGCTTGTACTTGGCTGGAAATTAGTGTTACTAGCTTTTTTTATGTCAACATTGTTTGGAACGGTCTTTGGTATAATCGGAATGTTGTTAAAGAAAGTCGAACGGGGTAAACCGATGCCATTTGGTCCCTATATTGCAATCGGTGCGCTTGCTACCTATTTTTGGGGTGAGAATATAATTAATTGGTATAGTACAAATATTTTAATGTTAATATGA
- a CDS encoding pilus assembly protein PilM, protein MVLRLFGKKRCANIVIKDHVIRYMEIRSSSPLSIRLQGERDLPSGIISEGHIVDKESLILILEECVEEWKIKGQDVRFIVPDSFVVIRTVEVPNEINDDEIKGYLYLELGTSIHLPFEDPVFDLFVLGTTENKKNVLLFAAPEQIVQDYVEVFEEVKLNPIVADISPLSIYRLYAKLDLANPNDHLMVIQFDLPMVNVSLFHDDKPLFMRHLVFDLNYSLWQKNYNGEYEWKGEQADLQAQMEDIFTEIDRIMNFYRFSMQQGNQEVTKILLTGDHPDLDNIKNRLVELYEVPIATIKDATLVDSNSEELHRKFHLALGLAMKEVN, encoded by the coding sequence GTGGTTTTACGGCTTTTTGGAAAAAAGCGTTGCGCTAATATAGTCATTAAAGATCATGTTATTCGATATATGGAAATTCGTTCATCCTCTCCACTCAGCATCCGATTGCAAGGAGAACGTGATTTGCCTTCTGGGATTATTAGTGAAGGACATATTGTGGATAAGGAATCTTTAATTTTAATCCTTGAAGAATGTGTTGAAGAATGGAAAATCAAAGGCCAGGATGTTCGATTTATCGTTCCTGATTCTTTCGTTGTTATTCGTACGGTTGAGGTGCCTAATGAAATAAATGATGATGAAATAAAAGGATATTTATATTTAGAGCTTGGGACAAGCATCCATTTGCCTTTCGAGGATCCCGTATTTGATTTGTTCGTCCTTGGGACAACCGAAAATAAAAAAAATGTACTTTTATTTGCTGCACCAGAGCAAATTGTGCAAGATTATGTTGAAGTTTTCGAAGAAGTGAAGCTAAATCCGATAGTTGCCGATATTTCGCCATTATCGATTTATCGACTATATGCAAAGCTTGATTTAGCAAATCCAAATGATCATTTAATGGTCATCCAGTTCGATTTGCCGATGGTCAACGTTAGTTTATTTCATGATGATAAACCGCTTTTTATGCGGCATTTAGTCTTTGATTTGAATTATTCCCTATGGCAGAAAAATTATAATGGCGAATATGAGTGGAAAGGTGAACAAGCCGATTTACAAGCACAAATGGAAGATATTTTTACGGAAATAGACCGGATAATGAATTTTTACCGTTTTTCGATGCAGCAAGGAAATCAAGAAGTAACGAAAATTTTGTTAACTGGCGATCACCCAGACCTTGATAATATAAAAAACAGGTTAGTAGAATTATATGAAGTCCCAATTGCGACGATTAAAGATGCAACATTAGTTGATTCAAATAGTGAAGAATTGCATCGCAAATTTCACCTTGCCCTAGGGCTTGCAATGAAAGAGGTGAATTGA
- a CDS encoding type IV pilus twitching motility protein PilT translates to MKNRIENLMRAAYELRASDLHLTVGVPPILRIHGDLKRYGTDTLKPLDVEQMAQAIVSPKMWERFKEVGEIDFSYGVKQVSRFRVNVYQQRSCVCMAIRVVPTKIPTIEELKMPEVLKKITTKPQGLVLVTGPTGSGKSTTLASMIDHMNRNMRKHVITLEDPIEYLHKHNNCIIDQREIGFDTGSFAAGLRASLRQDPDVILVGELRDLETISTAITAAETGHLVYGTLHTSSAPATIDRIIDVFPPNQQGQVRIQLATVLVAIISQRLFPTMNKSGRCAGTEILINNSAVANLIRNEKIHQIPNIMQTSRGTGMHTLEMDIKNLVAKGTISKEVANPFLAEHQGEI, encoded by the coding sequence ATGAAAAACCGAATCGAAAATTTGATGCGCGCAGCCTACGAACTAAGAGCGTCGGATTTACATTTAACGGTAGGGGTTCCGCCTATCTTAAGAATCCATGGGGATTTAAAACGATATGGAACTGACACACTTAAACCGTTAGATGTCGAACAAATGGCACAAGCGATTGTTTCGCCGAAAATGTGGGAGCGTTTTAAAGAAGTAGGTGAAATTGACTTTTCTTATGGCGTTAAGCAAGTATCCCGCTTTCGTGTCAACGTATATCAGCAGCGTTCATGTGTATGTATGGCAATCCGTGTTGTTCCAACGAAAATTCCGACGATTGAGGAATTAAAAATGCCTGAGGTTTTAAAAAAAATAACTACAAAACCACAGGGCCTTGTCCTAGTAACGGGACCAACAGGAAGCGGAAAATCGACAACACTTGCATCAATGATTGACCATATGAATCGTAATATGAGGAAACACGTAATTACACTAGAGGATCCAATTGAATATCTTCATAAGCATAATAACTGTATTATTGACCAGCGGGAAATAGGCTTTGATACGGGGTCATTCGCTGCAGGCTTACGCGCTTCCTTGCGGCAAGACCCTGACGTTATTCTAGTAGGAGAATTGCGAGATTTAGAAACAATCTCGACAGCGATTACGGCCGCTGAAACTGGACATCTTGTCTACGGTACACTACATACATCAAGTGCTCCTGCAACTATAGATCGGATTATTGATGTATTTCCACCGAATCAGCAAGGGCAAGTACGAATCCAGCTTGCTACAGTATTAGTAGCGATTATTTCACAACGCCTGTTTCCAACTATGAATAAATCAGGAAGATGTGCGGGAACTGAAATATTAATTAATAATTCGGCAGTGGCTAACTTAATTCGCAATGAAAAGATACATCAAATTCCGAATATTATGCAGACAAGCCGTGGAACTGGGATGCATACACTTGAAATGGATATTAAAAATTTAGTAGCCAAGGGAACAATCTCTAAAGAAGTTGCTAATCCGTTTTTAGCTGAGCATCAGGGGGAAATCTAA
- a CDS encoding Rpn family recombination-promoting nuclease/putative transposase translates to MYDFPAPYIDHDRLFKELLQNFFQEFVELFFPEHYIHIDFSHLKFLSQELFTDIVKGEKRKIDILAETKLKDIDALILIHVEPQSYFQKEFHERMFIYFSRLYEKYRKPIFPIAIFSYNDNKEVSDYLIIEIPTFKMVEFRYSQIHLIKMDWRKFIGSNNPVAATLLSKMGYRREERIQVKLEFLRMISRMELNPAKMELLFGFFETYLQLNEEEEKLMQEEITRLPEEDAKAILRLPNSYFEKGLEQGIEKGMEKGIEKIVREMYKKGLPEELISELSKLPIEQIREIKQNINDFS, encoded by the coding sequence ATTTATGATTTCCCTGCCCCATATATTGACCATGACCGCTTATTTAAAGAACTACTTCAGAATTTTTTTCAAGAATTTGTCGAGTTATTTTTCCCCGAGCATTATATCCACATTGATTTTTCTCATTTAAAATTCCTTTCGCAAGAATTGTTTACTGACATCGTAAAAGGAGAAAAACGAAAAATTGATATTCTTGCAGAAACAAAATTAAAAGATATAGATGCGCTTATTCTTATTCACGTTGAACCTCAATCTTACTTCCAAAAAGAATTCCATGAACGGATGTTTATCTACTTTAGTCGCCTTTATGAAAAATATCGAAAGCCAATATTCCCTATTGCCATTTTCAGTTATAATGATAACAAGGAGGTGTCAGACTACCTCATAATAGAAATTCCCACTTTCAAAATGGTTGAATTTCGTTATTCACAAATCCACCTAATCAAAATGGATTGGCGTAAATTTATCGGTAGCAATAATCCAGTGGCTGCCACACTCCTAAGCAAAATGGGCTATCGGCGAGAGGAACGAATCCAAGTAAAACTTGAATTTTTACGCATGATTAGCCGAATGGAATTAAATCCTGCAAAAATGGAGCTTTTATTCGGTTTTTTTGAAACATACTTACAGCTAAATGAGGAGGAGGAAAAACTGATGCAAGAAGAAATCACAAGGCTGCCAGAAGAGGATGCTAAGGCTATTTTGAGGTTGCCTAATTCTTATTTTGAAAAAGGACTTGAGCAGGGCATTGAAAAAGGAATGGAAAAAGGGATTGAAAAGATTGTTCGTGAAATGTACAAAAAAGGGCTACCCGAGGAATTAATTTCAGAACTATCCAAACTACCGATCGAACAGATTAGAGAAATAAAACAAAATATAAATGATTTTTCGTGA
- a CDS encoding type II secretion system protein: MLKRMLKNEKGLTLIELLAVVVILGIIAAFAVPAIGGIIDNTKKDAHVANAQQMISATKLALTADPDLAPIGATSTTVTLGDLITNGYLQEKIKDPDDKAAGAYDEDESKVVINRPDKDSPQLTYTVTLKGSKREINGIDEGELGRDKVE; encoded by the coding sequence ATGCTAAAACGCATGCTAAAAAACGAAAAGGGTTTAACATTAATTGAATTGCTTGCAGTTGTTGTTATTCTAGGTATTATTGCAGCATTTGCAGTACCAGCAATTGGTGGAATCATCGACAATACTAAAAAGGATGCACATGTTGCGAATGCGCAGCAAATGATAAGTGCAACGAAACTTGCATTAACAGCGGATCCTGATCTGGCACCAATTGGAGCAACATCTACAACTGTTACTCTTGGGGACTTAATAACAAATGGTTATCTGCAAGAGAAAATAAAGGATCCAGATGATAAAGCGGCAGGAGCATATGATGAAGACGAATCAAAAGTAGTTATTAATAGACCAGATAAAGATAGTCCTCAATTAACCTATACGGTAACATTAAAGGGAAGTAAGAGGGAGATTAATGGTATTGACGAAGGTGAATTAGGACGCGATAAAGTAGAATAA
- the tadA gene encoding Flp pilus assembly complex ATPase component TadA encodes MKMKRKRLGDLLVEHGLITNEQLQEALATKEKGQKLGNALIKKGYITEQQLIEVLEFQLGIPHVSLYQYPIDKSLINLIPKEFASRNSLVPLKKSGDRLYIAMADPMDYISIDDLRLRTGFQIETVIATKEDIQRTIRRYYDSEDTFDIDASVTGNVTPQEDVEQITDEDAPIVKLVNQLLLNAVQQRASDIHIDPQEDKVLLRFRVDGVLKTERTFPKNIQNVLTARIKIMSKLDITESRVPQDGRIKRTIDFRPVDLRISTLPTVYGEKVVMRILDLGSALADINKLSLNKINYKNFMELIERPNGIILITGPTGSGKSTTLYAALNHLNQEDTNIITVEDPVEYQLAGINQVQVNANVGMTFARGLRAILRQDPNIIMIGEIRDQETAEIAVRSSLTGHLVLSTIHTNDAISTVTRLIDMGIEPFLVASSLAGVLSQRLVRRVCRDCVETIEPTKSELQLFEKRGIKIDKVARGKGCGRCSMTGFKGRLAVHELLVIDDRIRRMIMDGETNAKIREQAIRNNMIFLLDDGLLKVKQGLTTTAEILKIALSE; translated from the coding sequence ATGAAAATGAAGCGAAAGCGTTTAGGTGATTTGTTAGTAGAACATGGCCTTATAACAAATGAGCAGCTTCAAGAGGCCCTAGCAACAAAAGAGAAAGGGCAAAAACTAGGAAATGCACTAATAAAGAAAGGCTATATTACGGAACAGCAGTTAATTGAGGTGTTGGAATTTCAATTAGGAATTCCACACGTAAGTTTATATCAATATCCAATTGATAAAAGCTTAATTAACCTTATTCCAAAAGAATTTGCATCAAGAAATTCGCTTGTTCCATTGAAAAAAAGTGGTGATCGTCTTTATATTGCGATGGCAGATCCAATGGACTATATTTCAATCGATGATTTGCGCTTAAGAACTGGATTTCAAATTGAGACGGTAATTGCCACAAAAGAAGATATTCAAAGAACAATTCGTCGCTATTATGATTCAGAAGATACATTTGACATTGATGCTAGCGTTACGGGAAATGTAACACCACAAGAAGACGTTGAACAGATAACGGATGAAGATGCTCCAATCGTTAAATTAGTAAACCAGCTGTTATTAAATGCTGTTCAACAGCGGGCAAGTGATATTCATATTGACCCACAAGAAGATAAAGTATTATTAAGGTTTCGTGTCGATGGCGTGTTAAAAACAGAACGAACTTTTCCGAAAAACATTCAAAATGTATTAACAGCAAGAATCAAAATTATGTCAAAGCTTGATATAACCGAAAGTAGGGTGCCGCAAGATGGTCGTATAAAACGGACAATAGATTTTCGTCCTGTTGATTTGCGGATTTCAACATTACCAACTGTTTATGGTGAAAAGGTCGTAATGCGTATCCTTGATTTAGGCAGCGCCTTAGCTGATATTAATAAACTGTCACTTAACAAAATAAATTATAAAAATTTTATGGAATTGATCGAAAGACCAAACGGTATCATTCTCATTACAGGGCCAACAGGTTCAGGGAAATCAACGACACTTTATGCCGCTTTGAATCACTTAAACCAGGAAGATACGAATATTATTACTGTTGAGGATCCTGTTGAGTATCAACTTGCAGGAATTAACCAAGTACAAGTAAATGCAAACGTCGGGATGACATTTGCAAGAGGATTGCGAGCCATTCTTCGGCAAGACCCTAACATTATCATGATAGGAGAAATTCGTGACCAAGAAACTGCCGAAATTGCCGTTCGTTCCTCTCTTACTGGTCACTTAGTTTTAAGTACAATCCACACAAATGATGCGATTAGTACAGTAACGAGATTAATAGATATGGGAATTGAACCGTTTTTAGTGGCTTCTTCATTAGCAGGTGTCCTTTCCCAGCGGCTTGTCCGCCGTGTTTGTAGAGATTGTGTGGAGACGATAGAGCCAACAAAAAGTGAGTTGCAGCTTTTTGAAAAACGAGGAATCAAGATTGATAAAGTTGCTAGGGGGAAGGGCTGTGGGCGTTGCAGTATGACAGGCTTTAAAGGGCGCCTTGCTGTTCATGAACTACTAGTAATTGATGATAGAATTCGTCGGATGATTATGGATGGAGAAACGAATGCGAAAATTCGCGAACAAGCGATACGAAATAATATGATTTTTCTCCTAGATGATGGACTTTTGAAAGTGAAACAAGGATTAACAACAACAGCTGAAATATTAAAAATTGCTTTAAGTGAATAG
- a CDS encoding septum formation inhibitor Maf encodes MKRKLILASSSPRRKELLSYANIPFKIVVSQVEEHFNDKNEPHEIVQALALQKAEAVATKLDSDAVVLGADTIVTIDNQILGKPIDENEAKTMLRKLSNREHTVYTGVAIVSNTETTTFYEETKVQFWELSDKEIDDYIKSGEPFDKAGAYGIQKLGSILVKRIEGDYYNVVGLPISRAYRELKRFLY; translated from the coding sequence ATGAAAAGAAAATTAATCTTAGCCTCTAGTTCCCCAAGAAGAAAAGAATTGCTGTCCTATGCAAACATTCCGTTTAAGATTGTTGTTAGTCAAGTGGAAGAGCATTTTAATGACAAAAACGAGCCACATGAAATTGTTCAGGCACTAGCACTGCAAAAAGCAGAGGCAGTTGCCACAAAGCTAGACAGTGATGCTGTTGTACTTGGAGCAGATACGATTGTAACGATAGACAATCAAATATTAGGAAAACCAATTGATGAAAATGAAGCAAAAACAATGCTTAGAAAGCTTTCGAACAGAGAACATACAGTTTATACGGGGGTAGCCATTGTCTCTAATACGGAAACAACTACCTTTTATGAAGAAACAAAAGTTCAGTTTTGGGAGCTGTCCGACAAAGAGATAGACGATTATATCAAAAGTGGGGAGCCATTTGATAAAGCTGGTGCTTATGGAATTCAAAAACTTGGCTCAATTTTAGTTAAAAGAATTGAAGGGGATTATTATAATGTTGTCGGCTTGCCAATTTCTAGGGCCTACCGCGAATTAAAGCGGTTTTTATATTAG